The Haloterrigena turkmenica DSM 5511 genome includes the window GCGAATACATGCGTGAGACCATCGACGCCCACGTCTGGGAGAGCGAGGGCAACTTCGTCCTCGTCGACGTCGGCGACGCCAGCGCGGTCGCCGAGGAGATGCAACGGCGCGGCGTCATCGTCCGCGACTGCTCGAGTTTCGGTCTCCCGGCCTGTATCCGCATCACCTGCGGCACCGACGAGGAGACCGAGCGCGCCGTCGAGACGCTCAACGACGTGCTCGCGGATCTCGAAACCGACGGCGACACGGACGCCGACGGCGAACCCGCGATGGACCCGGAAGCGGAGGTGTCCGACACGTGAGGATTGCCGTCACCGGGACCCCGGGCACCGGGAAGACCACCGCGACCGAACTGCTCGAGTCGCGGTTCGCGGACGACGACGCGACGCCCGACCTCGACGTCGTCCACCTCAACCGCGTTCTCGAGGACGAGGGCCTCTACACCGAGGTCGACGCCGACCGCGAGAGCAAGATCGCGGACCTCGACGCACTCGCGGCCTGGCTCGAGGGCCGGGGCGACGTCGTGATCGAGTCCCATCTCGCCCACCGCTTCGCGGCCGACCGGGTCGCTGTCCTGCGGTGTGCGCCGGAGCAACTCGAGGCGCGACTCCGCGAGCGCGGCGAGACCGAGGCGAAGGCGACCGAAAATGCCGAGAGCGAGGCGCTGGACGTCATCCTCTCCGAATCGGTCGACGAACACGGCCTCGAGTCGGTCTACGAGATCGATACCACCGATCGCGATCCCGAGGCCGTCGCGGACGCCCTCGAGGCGGTCGCGACGGGCGAGCGAGAGCCGAGCGCCGGCGACGTCGACTACGTGGGGTACCTGGCATGACGCTGGACAAACTCAGACCGTACGTCTCCCGATTCTTAGATCCGTTCGTCAAAGGCTTCGACCGCGTCGGGCTGACTCCCGACGGCGTGAGCGTTCTGGCCTTCGGCATGGCCGTCCTCGCGGCGGCCGCGTTCATGCTGGGCGGTCGCGCCGATCCGATCTGGTACGTCGCGGCCGCGACGCTGGTCTTCCTCAACGGCTGGCTGGACATCATCGACGGCGCGCTCGCCCGCGAACAACAGGTCGCCTCCGCGGGCGGCGACCTCCTCGACCACGTCCTCGACCGCTACGCCGACATCGTCGTCATCGCCGGCCTCGCCGCGGGCGTCGACGACTACCTGCTCGGCTTCCTGGCCGTGACGGGGGTCGTGATGACCTCCTACCTCGGCACGCAGGCCCAGGCCGTCGGCCTCGACCGCGTCTACGGCGGTCTCGTCGGCCGCGCGGACCGGCTGGCGATCATCGGAATCGTCGGCTTCGTCGCTTACCCGCTGGCCGACCTCGAGGCGGGCGGGCTCACGGTGATCGGCTGGCTGCTCGTCTTCCTCGCGGTCGTCGGACATCTGACCGCGCTCCAGCGGTTCGCCTACTCCTGGGCGGCGCTGGACTGATTTCCGCGCTCTCGAGGCCGCGTTCCGCTTTTCGATGTCTCGTTTTCGTGCGTCTCGCTCGAGTTTGCAGTCGCTCTCGAGTCGCAAGCAGCGACCGACGCGTCACAGACTACTGAGTCACCAGTGTCAACTCCAACCCATCGAGACCGCGCCGCATGGTTTATGACTCGCCGGGATATACGTACCTCCATGGTCCAGTGCGAGATGTGTGGCGCCGAGACGTCGTCTCCGAAGACAATCAAGGTCGAGGGCGCGAAGCTCGACGTGTGTTCAGACTGTACCGATTTCGGTACCGAGGTCAAGCAGACCTCCAGCTCGAGCTCCTCGACGAAGTACTCGACCGGCTCGAGTTCGTCGTCCAGCTCTGGGGGTAGTTCGGGTGGCTCTGCATCGAGTTCATCGTCCCGTTCGGGCGGCTCGAGTTCCCAGCGTCGGTCGGACATGTTCGACGACATGGACGAACTCGCGACCGACTACGACGACCGCGTCCGCAACGCCCGCGAGCAGAAGGGGCTCAGCCAGTCGGATCTGGCCAACGAACTCAACGAGAAGGCGAGCCTGATCCGCAAGATCGAACGCGGGGATACGCTTCCCAGCGACCGCGTCCAGTCGGAACTCGAGAGCTTCCTCGAGATCGACCTGAGCGCCGAGGGAAGCTCCGGCGACGATTCGGAGTGGTCGGGCGGGTCGGCCTCGGGCAGTTACACGCTCGGCGATGTCGTCAAGCGAAAGGACTGACGGACGGCCGATCCGCGCGC containing:
- a CDS encoding adenylate kinase family protein codes for the protein MRIAVTGTPGTGKTTATELLESRFADDDATPDLDVVHLNRVLEDEGLYTEVDADRESKIADLDALAAWLEGRGDVVIESHLAHRFAADRVAVLRCAPEQLEARLRERGETEAKATENAESEALDVILSESVDEHGLESVYEIDTTDRDPEAVADALEAVATGEREPSAGDVDYVGYLA
- a CDS encoding CDP-alcohol phosphatidyltransferase family protein, with amino-acid sequence MTLDKLRPYVSRFLDPFVKGFDRVGLTPDGVSVLAFGMAVLAAAAFMLGGRADPIWYVAAATLVFLNGWLDIIDGALAREQQVASAGGDLLDHVLDRYADIVVIAGLAAGVDDYLLGFLAVTGVVMTSYLGTQAQAVGLDRVYGGLVGRADRLAIIGIVGFVAYPLADLEAGGLTVIGWLLVFLAVVGHLTALQRFAYSWAALD
- a CDS encoding multiprotein bridging factor aMBF1 → MVQCEMCGAETSSPKTIKVEGAKLDVCSDCTDFGTEVKQTSSSSSSTKYSTGSSSSSSSGGSSGGSASSSSSRSGGSSSQRRSDMFDDMDELATDYDDRVRNAREQKGLSQSDLANELNEKASLIRKIERGDTLPSDRVQSELESFLEIDLSAEGSSGDDSEWSGGSASGSYTLGDVVKRKD